In Janthinobacterium sp. J1-1, a single genomic region encodes these proteins:
- a CDS encoding nuclear transport factor 2 family protein — protein MAINLPAVVAAYFQAENAHDAAAVAQCFSADGEVRDEHHVHRGHAAITEWKRASSDKYAATVEPLACTVTAEGCVAKGEVSGNFPGSPVLLDFAFNIDAAKITVLEITS, from the coding sequence ATGGCGATCAACTTGCCTGCCGTGGTGGCAGCCTACTTTCAAGCAGAAAACGCGCACGATGCGGCTGCAGTGGCGCAGTGTTTCAGTGCCGATGGCGAGGTGCGCGACGAGCACCATGTGCATCGTGGCCACGCCGCAATTACTGAATGGAAACGCGCCTCCAGCGACAAATATGCCGCGACGGTGGAGCCCCTCGCCTGCACCGTCACAGCGGAAGGTTGCGTGGCCAAGGGCGAAGTCAGCGGCAATTTTCCGGGCAGCCCGGTGCTGCTGGACTTTGCTTTCAATATCGATGCCGCAAAAATCACCGTACTGGAGATCACATCATGA
- a CDS encoding Imm71 family immunity protein has translation MSEIVAPGDLMLPSELERQKIFYTLKKVSSITAWRRNYALYKAWADVTKASLQEATRQGWALVTSLPASELAFVQGGLDEFRKAMAKLEKNNFKDFGDPPFFELIAARKRLTIQLSVQRRVDEGENGVNEPHTPLWQAYCDAMHSAYDEWAECSMHLYQRDYFPGGLWYYNRWLRNDLPLMHFPDDMEAVPDPAVNTFVRANGFVPFAGIWEPVAAPATRFIDRFTGAWRPQAPFKVVAPMKYFDRGAQAHAMTLQDNSDSDDKGEKLHLAWRLLWREDRYTDGTMPAEEAHYRFLEPERSRPTTSGGEPVDGVIWAWSGAAAPASGTWLCDTQGKYREVRKKGQRMGFLQGARVVRWVLIRPD, from the coding sequence ATGAGTGAAATCGTTGCGCCCGGCGACCTGATGCTGCCGTCCGAACTTGAACGGCAAAAGATCTTCTACACGCTCAAGAAAGTGAGCTCGATCACCGCCTGGCGCCGCAATTATGCCCTGTATAAAGCCTGGGCCGACGTGACCAAGGCCAGCCTGCAGGAAGCGACACGGCAGGGCTGGGCGCTGGTGACCTCGCTGCCGGCGTCGGAGCTGGCGTTTGTGCAGGGTGGACTGGATGAGTTCAGGAAAGCCATGGCGAAGCTGGAAAAAAACAACTTCAAGGACTTCGGCGATCCGCCTTTTTTCGAACTGATCGCCGCCCGCAAGCGCCTGACCATTCAGCTGAGCGTGCAGCGGCGGGTGGATGAAGGCGAGAACGGCGTCAACGAGCCACATACGCCGCTGTGGCAGGCGTATTGCGACGCCATGCACTCGGCCTACGATGAGTGGGCGGAATGCTCGATGCATCTTTATCAGCGTGATTATTTTCCTGGCGGCCTGTGGTATTACAACCGCTGGCTGAGAAACGATCTGCCGCTGATGCACTTTCCTGATGACATGGAAGCGGTGCCCGATCCTGCCGTCAACACCTTTGTTCGCGCGAATGGCTTCGTGCCTTTTGCCGGCATCTGGGAACCGGTCGCCGCGCCGGCCACGCGCTTTATCGACCGTTTCACCGGTGCCTGGAGGCCGCAGGCGCCGTTCAAGGTGGTGGCGCCGATGAAATATTTCGATCGCGGCGCGCAGGCGCATGCGATGACCTTGCAAGACAACAGCGACAGCGACGACAAGGGCGAAAAACTGCACCTGGCCTGGCGCCTGCTATGGCGCGAGGACCGCTACACGGACGGCACCATGCCCGCGGAAGAGGCGCACTACCGGTTCCTGGAACCCGAGCGTTCGCGCCCCACAACGTCTGGCGGCGAACCCGTCGATGGCGTGATCTGGGCCTGGAGCGGCGCGGCGGCGCCGGCCAGCGGCACCTGGCTGTGCGATACGCAAGGCAAGTACAGGGAAGTGCGAAAAAAGGGCCAGCGCATGGGCTTTTTGCAGGGGGCGCGCGTCGTGCGCTGGGTATTGATACGGCCGGATTGA
- a CDS encoding ParB-like protein gives MQNKLALATFGRTTLSAALALAFGASLAACGGGSSSDDTPQAAAPARIVSVVAATGKAAAGSTVNVYDASKERVGFGATDASGQANIAITAGAKAPFLVTATTASGTVLSAVSLKERTINLTQLTSIITTQLLGATPAAATAASLAAVDAAKLQAAQTRLGKALAAPLQTLGMAASYDFVNGPLTPSSKDPADVLLDNLQVKTNGTDVDIVNASGSIVAQILNGGAPMATGKTVLETPPVLTARQQILAATAAGTDAAPVFLQVSLDELRPTQPAIGYDQVYYKLGRYGAEDLIMAKTNKPKKFAELCEANGQDDVVTKTANIAGATLINPPASFQCKSPVGTKPGDMKTVVIGPNGTLYLTDGHHTFSAFWDADNGVNHQLKVWVKVTDNFSKLGEYDFWAQMKKASKVWLKNGTNQAIATSQLPAAIGLKSLGNDPYRALVYFTRDAGYVVPSTATEFLEFYWANWLRNKPVVDLSKVDTSDTTAYMAAIKTASQAMVALKATDIVSGTATAQSLGWTGVFSQAALDDLVTPTGKLTYSIAYKKSLVK, from the coding sequence ATGCAGAACAAACTCGCCTTGGCCACCTTCGGCCGCACCACCTTGTCGGCCGCCCTGGCGCTCGCTTTTGGCGCCAGCCTGGCCGCTTGCGGCGGCGGCAGCTCGTCCGATGACACGCCACAAGCAGCCGCGCCTGCGCGCATCGTCAGCGTGGTGGCCGCCACCGGCAAGGCCGCGGCCGGCAGCACGGTCAATGTCTACGACGCCAGCAAGGAAAGAGTCGGCTTCGGCGCCACCGATGCCAGCGGCCAGGCCAATATCGCCATCACCGCTGGCGCCAAGGCGCCCTTCCTGGTCACCGCCACCACCGCCAGCGGCACCGTGCTGTCGGCGGTATCGCTGAAGGAACGCACCATCAACCTGACCCAGCTGACGTCCATCATCACCACCCAGTTGCTGGGCGCCACGCCGGCCGCCGCGACCGCCGCCAGCCTGGCCGCCGTCGACGCGGCAAAGCTGCAAGCGGCGCAAACCCGGCTGGGCAAGGCGCTGGCCGCGCCTTTGCAAACCTTGGGCATGGCTGCCAGCTATGACTTCGTCAACGGCCCGTTGACCCCGAGCAGCAAGGACCCGGCCGACGTCCTGCTCGACAATCTGCAGGTCAAAACCAATGGCACCGATGTCGACATCGTCAACGCCAGCGGCAGCATCGTCGCGCAAATCCTCAACGGCGGCGCACCGATGGCCACCGGCAAGACGGTACTGGAAACGCCGCCCGTGCTGACCGCGCGCCAGCAGATACTGGCCGCGACCGCCGCCGGCACCGACGCCGCGCCCGTGTTCCTGCAGGTGTCGCTCGACGAATTGCGCCCGACCCAGCCAGCCATCGGCTACGACCAGGTGTACTACAAGCTGGGCCGCTACGGCGCGGAAGACCTGATCATGGCCAAGACCAACAAGCCGAAGAAATTTGCCGAGCTGTGCGAAGCCAACGGCCAGGACGACGTCGTCACCAAGACCGCCAATATCGCCGGCGCCACCCTGATCAACCCGCCCGCCAGCTTCCAGTGCAAGTCGCCGGTGGGTACCAAACCGGGCGACATGAAGACAGTCGTCATCGGCCCGAACGGCACCCTGTACCTGACGGACGGCCACCACACCTTCAGCGCTTTCTGGGATGCCGACAACGGCGTGAATCATCAACTGAAAGTGTGGGTCAAGGTGACCGACAACTTCAGCAAGCTCGGCGAATATGATTTCTGGGCGCAAATGAAAAAGGCCAGCAAGGTCTGGCTGAAGAATGGCACCAACCAGGCGATCGCCACCAGCCAGCTGCCCGCCGCCATCGGCCTGAAGTCCCTGGGTAACGACCCGTACCGCGCCCTGGTCTACTTCACCCGCGACGCCGGCTACGTGGTGCCGTCGACGGCCACCGAATTCCTGGAATTCTACTGGGCCAACTGGCTGCGCAACAAGCCGGTGGTCGACCTGTCGAAAGTCGACACCAGCGACACCACCGCCTACATGGCCGCCATCAAGACGGCATCGCAAGCGATGGTGGCGCTGAAAGCGACCGACATCGTCAGCGGCACGGCAACCGCGCAAAGCCTGGGCTGGACCGGCGTCTTCAGCCAGGCCGCGCTGGACGACCTGGTGACGCCGACCGGCAAGCTGACGTATTCGATCGCCTACAAGAAGTCGCTGGTGAAATAA
- a CDS encoding LysR family transcriptional regulator → MKPISFEAIRIFLAVAEARSFTAAAIRLGVTPAAASKAVKLLEAQHGVIVFVRNTRRVALTEAGGVLYASLLAATAQIDDAFAALTRFRDRPAGTLRLTVPRALGALVLKGLAPRFQRAYPDVSLDISLDDGEVDLLEQGYDAGIRLGQSVAQGMVAVRLTGELAWSVVATPAYFARAGRPLIPEDLVRHDTVRYRFHRSKALAPWAFVRNGDTFHVETGHKLVVNDTGLIADFARSGLGLAYLPDIEIAQDLADGRLERVLEAFVPPSSGMFLYFAARTQSQPKLRAFIDMATADNGLLASMAGKGSA, encoded by the coding sequence ATGAAACCCATCTCGTTTGAAGCCATCCGTATCTTCCTCGCCGTGGCCGAGGCCAGGAGTTTTACCGCCGCGGCGATACGCCTGGGCGTGACGCCGGCGGCGGCCAGCAAGGCGGTCAAGCTGCTCGAAGCGCAGCATGGCGTCATCGTGTTCGTGCGCAATACGCGCCGGGTGGCGCTGACCGAGGCCGGCGGCGTCCTGTACGCCAGCCTGCTGGCGGCCACCGCGCAGATCGACGATGCGTTTGCGGCGCTGACCCGCTTTCGCGACCGGCCGGCGGGCACCTTGCGGCTGACCGTGCCGCGCGCCTTGGGGGCGCTGGTGCTGAAGGGCCTGGCGCCACGCTTCCAGCGCGCGTATCCCGATGTGTCGCTCGATATTTCGCTCGACGATGGCGAGGTCGACTTGCTGGAGCAGGGCTATGACGCCGGCATACGGCTGGGCCAGTCGGTGGCGCAAGGCATGGTGGCGGTGCGCCTGACGGGCGAGCTGGCCTGGTCGGTGGTGGCTACGCCCGCGTACTTCGCGCGCGCCGGCAGGCCGTTGATCCCGGAAGACCTGGTGCGCCACGACACCGTGCGCTACCGTTTCCACCGCTCGAAAGCGCTGGCGCCCTGGGCCTTCGTGCGCAATGGCGACACCTTCCATGTGGAAACCGGGCACAAGCTGGTGGTCAACGACACGGGCCTGATCGCCGACTTTGCCCGCTCCGGGCTGGGCCTGGCCTACCTGCCTGATATCGAGATCGCGCAGGACCTGGCCGACGGGCGGCTCGAACGCGTGCTCGAAGCGTTTGTTCCGCCGTCATCGGGCATGTTCCTGTATTTCGCCGCCAGGACGCAAAGCCAGCCCAAGTTGCGCGCGTTTATCGATATGGCGACTGCCGACAATGGCTTGTTGGCCTCAATGGCAGGCAAGGGCAGTGCATGA
- a CDS encoding SDR family oxidoreductase, translating into MNHALNQPQDFAGQRVLVTGGTRGMGRAIVDLMQARGARVITTAREASGELPPGVAFVRADLGTREGSDAVADAILVSHGGVDILVNNVGGSTAPGGGALALTDQLWEEALQSNLLAAVRLDRALLPAMLDQGAGVIIHISSIQRSLPLFESTLAYAAAKAALSNYSKGLANEFGPRGIRINTVAPGFIETTAASAMIRRIAEHGGTSDIAARELLMDSLGGIPIGRPGKPDEVAELVAFLASQRAASIHGSEYVIDGGTIPTV; encoded by the coding sequence ATGAACCACGCATTGAATCAACCGCAAGACTTCGCCGGCCAGCGCGTCCTCGTCACCGGCGGCACCAGGGGCATGGGCCGCGCCATCGTCGACCTGATGCAGGCGCGTGGCGCCCGGGTGATCACCACCGCCAGGGAAGCGTCCGGTGAACTGCCGCCCGGCGTGGCGTTCGTCCGCGCCGACCTCGGCACCCGGGAAGGAAGCGATGCGGTGGCCGACGCCATTTTGGTCTCGCATGGCGGCGTCGATATCCTCGTCAACAATGTCGGCGGCTCGACCGCACCCGGCGGCGGCGCGCTGGCACTGACCGATCAATTATGGGAGGAGGCGCTGCAGAGCAACCTGCTGGCGGCGGTGCGGCTGGACCGGGCCTTGCTGCCGGCCATGCTGGACCAGGGCGCCGGCGTCATCATTCATATCTCATCGATACAGCGCAGCCTGCCGCTGTTCGAGTCTACCCTGGCCTATGCCGCCGCCAAGGCGGCCCTGAGCAACTACAGCAAGGGCCTGGCCAATGAATTCGGCCCGCGCGGCATCCGCATCAACACGGTGGCGCCCGGCTTTATCGAAACCACGGCGGCCAGCGCCATGATAAGGCGCATCGCCGAGCATGGCGGCACCAGCGACATCGCTGCGCGCGAGCTATTGATGGACAGCCTGGGCGGCATTCCGATCGGCCGTCCGGGCAAACCGGACGAAGTGGCCGAACTGGTCGCCTTCCTGGCCTCGCAGCGGGCGGCCTCCATCCATGGCAGCGAATATGTGATCGATGGCGGGACGATACCCACCGTCTGA